ACCAGATGATCAACTTTTCCTGGCGCTGGCTGGCTCCGCTGGCCGTGCTGCAGCTTTTCATCGTCATCATCATCAAGGGGAAGTTATCATGAGCATCAAAATAGCCCCGTTCCTGCCGCAGCTGCTGCGCAGTCTTTTCAAAAAACCGGTCACGGTCAAGTACCCTTTTGAAAAGGACCCGGTGCCCAAGGATTTCCGCGGCAATGTGGTCTGCACCGCCGCCAAATGCATCGGCTGCATGATCTGCGTCAGCGATTGCCCG
The Candidatus Aminicenantes bacterium genome window above contains:
- a CDS encoding 4Fe-4S dicluster domain-containing protein, whose translation is MSIKIAPFLPQLLRSLFKKPVTVKYPFEKDPVPKDFRGNVVCTAAKCIGCMICVSDCPAEAIDIIRISETEKKFKMILHNDRCIHCAQCVDCCPTKAYHMNGEFELAVLDRHQL